Within the Pseudomonas putida genome, the region TGTCGATCGCCAGGGCCACCAGGTGCATGGCGTCGTAGGCGTTGGCGATGCCCACGGCGGGGGTCACGTCGGCCAGGGTCTTGACCTGCGGGTAACGCTGCTTGAGAGCGGCCAGCAAGGCATCGCCGCGGGCGCTGTTGTGGGCGCTGAAGACAAACGTCTGGATGAAGTGCACGCGCCCGGCGTCAGGCCCGGCCAGCTCGCCGAAGCGGCCGCCGGCCGGGCCCCAGTGCGACACCACCGGCACGTTCCAGCCCATCTGCTGGAGCGATTTGACCACCTGCGCCGAAGGCCCGACGTTGCCCACCAGCAGCAGGGTGTCGACGCCTGCGTTTTTCAGGCGGGTGAGTTGCGGCACCATGTCCAGGTCACTGTCCTCAAAGCGCTCGGCCGGCGCCTGGGCCATGTCGCGGCGGGCCATAGCGGCGTTTAGCCCTGCCAGGTTCGACTCGCCCCAAGGGTTATTGGCCAGGATCAGGCCCGGGCACTTCATGCCCTGGCGCAGGCCATAGGCGACCAGTGCTTCGTCCACCTGTTCATCCACCGCCGACACGCGGAACACGTAGTTGTCCTTTGCGCCGTTCTCGGTGATTTTGGTGCCTGCCGCCCAGATCCCCATGAACGGCGTTTTCAGTTGGTTGGCCAACGGCACGATGGCCAGCGACACCGGGGTGTCGAGGCCGCCGAACAGCACGCTGACCTTTTCCCGCTGGATCAACTCGCGCGCCGCCAGCATGCCCTTGGCCGGGTTGCTCTCGTCATCGCGGCGCACCAGTTCCACCGGGCGGCCCAGCAGCCCGCCTTGGGCGTTGATCTCATCGATGGCCAGGGTCAGGCCCCGGGTCAGGGCCTCGCCGGACTTGGCAGACTGCCCCGACAACGCGGCCACCAGGCCCACCTTGATCGGCTCTGCAGCCTGTACCCAGCCCGTGCAGCAGGCCAGGGAAAAGGCTGCGCAGGGCAGCCAGCGACGTAGCAAGGAACCGCTGAACATGGTTCGAACTCCTGATTGCTAGCAATTTATAAAAATG harbors:
- a CDS encoding ABC transporter substrate-binding protein; translation: MFSGSLLRRWLPCAAFSLACCTGWVQAAEPIKVGLVAALSGQSAKSGEALTRGLTLAIDEINAQGGLLGRPVELVRRDDESNPAKGMLAARELIQREKVSVLFGGLDTPVSLAIVPLANQLKTPFMGIWAAGTKITENGAKDNYVFRVSAVDEQVDEALVAYGLRQGMKCPGLILANNPWGESNLAGLNAAMARRDMAQAPAERFEDSDLDMVPQLTRLKNAGVDTLLLVGNVGPSAQVVKSLQQMGWNVPVVSHWGPAGGRFGELAGPDAGRVHFIQTFVFSAHNSARGDALLAALKQRYPQVKTLADVTPAVGIANAYDAMHLVALAIDKAQDTQGTKVRDGFYAISDYEGLIKHYQQPFSVDRHDALGPEDYVFSRFDGDTIVPVTP